The Platichthys flesus chromosome 10, fPlaFle2.1, whole genome shotgun sequence genome includes a window with the following:
- the tyro3 gene encoding tyrosine-protein kinase receptor TYRO3 — MALILWIVVILLRSVAAAGVTFTKHPSNQTVSQGNAARLGCAVQGVTEPDIVWMKDGDKVLSSDQMFITLGESHWETFHSLKSVQQQDAGQYWCEVEVDGLTLSSEPAWITVEGVPHFLQEPQDVATFPNEPFNLTCEAVGPPDPVEVLWWLGGVQEGEARLSPSVLHVQGINSSFKFYCEAKNSRGISVSRTGTVHIKVLPAAPVEVQVVRMVDNNITLSWKPVFTGHSDLSSCIVQVLRRSGRRRELPQQEVLVPPHLLVLPGVRSHSNYSVRVSCVNEVGASPFSPWLHLLTPESVPSAAPSNLTFDLSEQKLSLNWAALQEDELQGNLLAYKVQWILGGEHQEPLLFKENWAQLSGGGRFLNASFQVSACTSVGCGPWSPPVLVLPASVQFQVQRSHMWVGLLLCLFVATVVGLLLAILARRRGKETQFGWALKPPGAESSVSFTAARSFSRNCEEPESTLDSLGINNDLKNKLQDVLIPERLITLGHMLGKGEFGSVREAFLKAEDTSVQKVAVKVLKSDITSSGDIEQCLKEAANMKDFHHPNVIQLIGVSLHRRRGQRLPIPMVVLPFMKHGDLHTFLLLARLGEQPFDLSLQTLVQFMLDISRGMEYLSSRNIIHRDLAARNCMLDENLKVCVADFGLSKKIYSGDYYRQGSVSKLPVKWIALESLADNLYTTQSDVWAFGVTMWEIMTRGQTPYPGVENSEIYEFLIKGERLKRPPDCRSDIYDIMHSCWSPVPKCRPSFQHLVHQLEVLWRSLSPAPPQKEPLLYVNLEGEEGEPGRERGGGDREAAVSSWSVPWQQRAGDEDRHWLMVGSGAELAIGGDYRYIIGPRGGPEEEDAEGRGERRRESMDTLQEELRDEDDVINV, encoded by the exons ATGGCGTTGATTCTGTGGATTGTTGTGATTTTACTGCGGAGTGTAGCAG ctgcaGGTGTGACGTTCACCAAGCATCCGTCCAATCAGACGGTGTCTCAGGGTAACGCAGCCCGGCTGGGCTGTGCTGTCCAGGGAGTGACAGAACCCGACATCGTGTGGATGAAGGACGGAGACAAAGTGCTGAGCTCGGACCAGATGTTCATCACACTGGGAGAGAGTCACTGGGAGACGTTCCACAG CTTGAAGTCGGTCCAGCAGCAGGACGCGGGTCAGTACTGGTGTGAAGTGGAGGTGGACGGCCTGACGCTCTCCTCTGAACCAGCCTGGATCACAGTGGAAG gtgttCCTCACTTCCTCCAGGAACCTCAGGATGTGGCCACGTTCCCTAATGAGCCCTTCAACCTCACCTGTGAGGCGGTCGGCCCCCCCGACCCAGTCGAGGTGCTGTGGTGGCTGGGGGGGGTCCAGGAGGGAGAGGCCAGATTGTCCCCCTCCGTCCTCCATGTCCAAG gAATAAACAGTAGCTTCAAGTTTTACTGTGAAGCAAAGAACAGCAGAGGAATCTCAGTGTCCAGGACCGGCACAGTTCACATTAAAG TGTTGCCTGCTGCTCCGGTGGAAGTCCAGGTCGTGAGGATGGTGGACAACAACATCACGTTATCCTGGAAACCAGTATTCACAGGCCACTCTGATCTGTCCTCCTGCATCGTCCag gtgcTGAGGCGGTCGGGTCGCAGGCGGGAGCTCCCTCAGCAGGAGGTTCTggttcctcctcacctcctcgtCCTGCCCGGTGTGAGGAGTCACTCTAACTACAGTGTGAGGGTCTCCTGTGTGAACGAGGTGGGGGCGTCTCCTTTCTCCCCCTGGCTGCACCTCCTCACCCCGGAgtcag TTCCCTCTGCAGCCCCAAGcaacctgacctttgacctgtcgGAGCAGAAGCTGAGTCTGAACTGGGCGGCGCTTcaggaggacgagctgcaggGGAACCTGCTGGCCTACAAGGTGCAGTGGATTCTGGGAGGAGAACATCAG GAGCCTCTGCTGTTTAAGGAGAACTGGGCTCAGCTCTCAGGCGGAGGTCGGTTCCTTAACGCCTCCTTCCAGGTGTCGGCCTGCACCTCAGTGGGCTGTGGACCCTGGAGTCCCCCAGTCCTGGTGCTGCCGGCCTCAG TGCAGTTCCAGGTCCAGCGGAGTCACATGTGGGTCGGCCTCttgctgtgtctgtttgtggccACGGTTGTGGGTCTGCTGCTCGCCATCCTCGCTCGCCGCCGGGGGAAGGAGACACAGTTTGG GTGGGCGTTGAAGCCTCCAGGTGCCGAGAGCTCTGTCTCCTTCACCGCCGCTCGCTCCTTCAGCAGAAACTGTGAGGAGCCCGAGTCGACAC TGGACAGTCTGGGAATAAACAATGACCTGAAGAATAAACTGCAGGATGTCCTGATTCCAGAGAGGCTGATCACACTGGGACACATGCTGGGGAAAG GAGAGTTTGGCTCGGTGCGTGAGGCCTTCCTGAAGGCAGAGGACACGTCTGTCCAGAAAGTGGCTGTCAAAGTCCTCAAAT CTGACATCACCTCGTCAGGTGACATCGAGCAGTGTCTGAAGGAGGCGGCCAACATGAAGGACTTCCATCACCCCAACGTCATCCAGCTCAttg GAGTGAGTCTTCACCGGCGTCGAGGTCAGCGTCTCCCCATCCCGATGGTGGTTCTTCCCTTTATGAAACATGGAGACCTTCACACCTTCCTGCTGCTGGCCAGACTGGGAGAGCAGCCCTTT GACCTGTCCCTGCAGACACTGGTGCAGTTCATGTTGGACATCTCTCGGGGGATGGAGTACCTgagcagcaggaacatcatCCACAGAGACCTCGCCGCTAGAAactgcat gctGGATGAGAACCTGAAGGTGTGTGTCGCAGACTTCGGTCTCTCAAAGAAAATCTACAGTGGAGATTATTACAGACAAGGCTCCGTCTCCAAACTGCCAGTGAAGTGGATCGCTCTGGAAAGTCTGGCTGACAACCTGTACACCACACAGAGCGACGtg tggGCGTTCGGTGTGACCATGTGGGAGATCATGACTCGTGGGCAGACACCGTACCCCGGCGTGGAGAACTCTGAGATCTACGAGTTCCTGATCAAAGGTGAACGACTGAAGAGACCTCCAGACTGTAGGAGCGACAT TTATGACATCATGCACAGCTGCTGGAGTCCGGTTCCTAAGTGTCGTCCCAGTTTCCAACATCTGGTCCACCAGTTGGAGGTGCTGTGGCGCAGCTTGTCCCCTGCCCCCCCACAGAAGGAGCCCCTGCTCTACGTGAacctggagggggaggagggggagccgggcagggagagagggggaggagacagggaggcagCAGTGTCCAGCTGGAGTGTCCCCTGGCAGCAGCGGGCGGGGGACGAGGACAGACACTGGCTGATGGTGGGCTCTGGGGCCGAGCTCGCCATCGGAGGAGACTACAGGTACATCATTGGGCCCCGAGGAGGccccgaggaggaggatgctgaggggagaggggagaggaggagagagtcgATGGACACGttacaggaggagctgagggacgAAGATGACGTCATTAATGTGtga